From the Sphingomonas suaedae genome, one window contains:
- a CDS encoding helix-turn-helix transcriptional regulator, whose translation MKNRLRVLRAERAWSQQDLAERLEVSRQSVNAIETGRYDPSLPLAFKIADLFALTIEDIFINPSKEG comes from the coding sequence ATGAAAAACCGCCTCCGGGTCCTCCGGGCCGAGCGGGCCTGGAGCCAACAGGATCTGGCCGAACGGCTCGAGGTCTCCCGCCAGAGCGTCAATGCGATCGAAACCGGCCGCTACGACCCCTCGCTCCCCCTCGCCTTCAAGATCGCCGACCTGTTCGCGCTGACCATCGAAGATATCTTCATCAACCCGTCCAAAGAGGGCTGA